In the genome of Mycobacterium kansasii ATCC 12478, one region contains:
- the atpB gene encoding F0F1 ATP synthase subunit A: MTESILAAQIEVGEHHTATWLGMTVNTDTILSTAIAAVIVIALAFYLRSKVTSTDVPGGVQLFFEAITIQMRNQVEGAIGMRIAPFVLPLAVTIFVFILISNWLSVLPVQYTDKNGQTTELLKPAAADINYVLALALFVFVCYHAAGIWRRGLVGHPIKLLKGHVAILAPINVVEELAKPISLSLRLFGNIFAGGILVALIALFPPYVMWLPNAIWKSFDLFVGAIQAFIFALLTILYFSQAMELEEHH, encoded by the coding sequence ATGACTGAGTCGATCCTGGCCGCTCAGATCGAGGTCGGCGAGCACCACACCGCCACCTGGCTCGGTATGACAGTGAACACCGACACCATCCTCTCGACGGCCATCGCCGCGGTGATCGTCATCGCGCTGGCGTTCTACCTGCGCTCGAAAGTCACGTCGACGGATGTGCCGGGCGGTGTGCAATTGTTCTTCGAGGCCATCACGATCCAGATGCGCAATCAGGTCGAAGGCGCCATCGGTATGCGGATCGCACCGTTCGTGTTGCCGCTGGCGGTGACCATCTTCGTGTTCATCCTGATCTCCAACTGGCTCTCCGTCCTCCCGGTGCAGTACACCGACAAGAACGGCCAGACCACCGAGCTGCTCAAACCGGCCGCTGCCGACATCAACTACGTGCTGGCGCTGGCATTGTTCGTCTTCGTCTGCTATCACGCGGCCGGCATCTGGCGCCGGGGTCTCGTCGGGCACCCGATCAAGCTGCTCAAGGGGCACGTGGCGATCCTCGCGCCGATCAACGTCGTCGAAGAGCTCGCCAAGCCGATCTCGTTGTCGCTTCGTCTTTTCGGCAATATCTTCGCCGGCGGCATCCTGGTCGCGCTGATCGCACTGTTTCCGCCGTATGTCATGTGGTTGCCTAATGCGATCTGGAAATCGTTCGACTTGTTCGTCGGCGCCATCCAGGCGTTCATTTTCGCTCTGCTGACGATCCTCTACTTCAGCCAAGCGATGGAGCTTGAGGAACATCACTAA
- a CDS encoding F0F1 ATP synthase subunit B — translation MGDLNSIVLAAGQAASGAEEGGKNQNFLVPNGTFFFVLAIFLVVLGVIGTFVVPPILKVLRERDAMVAKTLADSKKAAEQFAAAQADYEEAMRKARVQASSYRDNARAEGRKAVEDARARAEQEVASTLQTANEQLKRERDAVELDLRANVGTMSATLASRVLGVDVTTSAATR, via the coding sequence ATGGGTGACCTGAACTCGATTGTTCTGGCCGCTGGCCAGGCAGCGTCGGGGGCGGAAGAAGGCGGCAAGAACCAAAACTTCCTCGTTCCCAACGGCACCTTTTTCTTCGTGCTGGCCATCTTCCTGGTGGTGCTCGGCGTCATCGGCACTTTCGTCGTGCCGCCGATCCTCAAGGTATTGCGGGAACGTGACGCCATGGTGGCCAAGACATTGGCCGACAGCAAGAAGGCGGCCGAGCAGTTCGCCGCTGCCCAGGCCGATTACGAAGAGGCCATGAGGAAAGCCCGAGTCCAGGCGTCGTCCTACCGCGACAACGCGCGGGCCGAAGGTCGTAAGGCCGTCGAAGACGCGCGCGCCCGTGCCGAACAAGAAGTGGCGTCGACGTTGCAAACGGCCAACGAGCAACTGAAGCGCGAGAGGGACGCCGTGGAACTGGATCTACGCGCCAATGTGGGAACGATGTCGGCGACGCTGGCCAGTCGGGTACTGGGCGTCGACGTCACCACCTCGGCCGCGACGAGGTAG
- a CDS encoding F0F1 ATP synthase subunit B/delta: protein MSTFIGQLVGFAAIVFLVWRYVVPPVRRLMSARQQTVRQQLADSAAAADRLTESTAAHSKAVEAATAEAERVVEEAKTDATRITEQMRAQAEVEADRIRVQGARQVELLRTQLTRQLRLELGHESVRQAGELVRNYVAEPAQRSATVDRFLDELDAMAPAAAEVEYPVAAKMRSASRRALQSLVDKFGTLAKGLDNDGLSTLADELVSVAKLLDREIVVTRYLTVPAEDATPRVRLLERLVSGKVGNAALEVLRAAVSERWSANSDLIDAIEHVSRQALLEIAEREGQVDEVEDQLFRFSRILDAQPRLSILLGDYVAAPEGRVRLLRNVLDRAGSSVNPIALSLLSQTVELLRGQPAEDAVLLLAEVAVARRGEVVAQVSAAANLTDAQRNRVTDVLSRIYGHPVTVQLQIDPELLGGLSIAVGDEVIDGTLSSRLAAAEAQLPD, encoded by the coding sequence ATGTCGACATTCATCGGACAGCTGGTCGGGTTCGCGGCCATCGTGTTTCTGGTGTGGCGTTATGTTGTGCCGCCCGTGCGGCGCCTGATGAGTGCCCGGCAGCAGACCGTGCGCCAGCAGTTGGCTGATTCGGCCGCTGCGGCCGACCGGTTGACCGAGTCGACGGCGGCGCACAGCAAAGCAGTGGAAGCCGCGACCGCGGAGGCTGAAAGGGTGGTCGAAGAGGCCAAGACGGATGCCACGCGGATCACCGAACAAATGCGGGCCCAAGCCGAGGTCGAGGCCGACCGTATCAGAGTTCAGGGAGCTCGTCAGGTCGAGTTACTCCGCACGCAGCTGACCCGTCAGCTGCGCCTGGAGCTCGGCCACGAATCCGTGCGCCAGGCAGGGGAGCTGGTTCGCAACTACGTTGCCGAGCCGGCCCAGCGGTCGGCTACGGTTGACCGCTTCCTGGACGAACTCGACGCTATGGCGCCGGCGGCGGCCGAAGTCGAATATCCGGTCGCGGCGAAGATGCGATCGGCCAGCCGACGGGCGCTGCAAAGCCTGGTCGACAAATTCGGCACGCTCGCCAAGGGCCTCGACAATGATGGGTTGTCAACTCTCGCCGACGAGCTGGTATCGGTTGCCAAGTTGCTGGATCGGGAAATCGTGGTCACGCGCTACCTCACCGTGCCGGCCGAAGACGCGACACCCAGGGTGCGGCTGCTGGAGCGGCTGGTCTCCGGCAAGGTCGGCAATGCCGCACTCGAGGTGTTGCGGGCAGCTGTTTCCGAGCGGTGGTCGGCGAACTCCGATTTGATCGACGCCATCGAGCACGTGTCGCGGCAAGCCCTGTTGGAAATCGCCGAACGCGAGGGTCAGGTCGACGAAGTCGAAGACCAATTGTTCCGGTTCTCGCGCATCCTCGATGCCCAGCCTCGACTTTCCATCCTGCTCGGCGATTACGTCGCTGCTCCCGAAGGCCGTGTCCGGTTGTTGCGCAACGTACTCGACCGCGCCGGCAGCAGCGTGAATCCGATCGCGCTCTCGTTGCTGTCCCAGACGGTCGAACTCTTGAGGGGTCAGCCGGCCGAAGACGCGGTACTGCTGCTAGCCGAAGTTGCAGTGGCTCGTCGCGGTGAAGTCGTCGCGCAAGTCAGTGCGGCGGCCAACCTCACCGACGCGCAGCGCAACCGGGTCACCGACGTGTTGAGCCGCATTTACGGCCACCCCGTCACCGTGCAGCTACAGATCGACCCCGAACTGCTCGGCGGCCTGTCCATTGCGGTCGGTGATGAGGTGATTGACGGTACGCTCTCGTCTCGTTTGGCCGCAGCCGAGGCTCAGCTACCCGACTAA
- the atpA gene encoding F0F1 ATP synthase subunit alpha: protein MAELTISADDIQSAIEEYVGSFTSDTAREEVGTVVDAGDGIAHVEGLPSVMTQELLEFPGGVLGVALNLDEHSVGAVILGDFENIEEGQQVKRTGEVLSVPVGDAFLGRVVNPLGQPIDGRGDIDAETRRALELQAPSVVQRQSVKEPLQTGIKAIDAMTPIGRGQRQLIIGDRKTGKTAVCVDTILNQRENWESGDEKKQVRCVYVAIGQKGTTIASVRRALEEGGAMDYTTIVAAPASDSAGFKWLAPYTGSAIAQHWMYDGKHVLIVFDDLTKQAEAYRAISLLLRRPPGREAYPGDVFYLHSRLLERCAKLSDDLGGGSLTGLPIIETKANDISAYIPTNVISITDGQCFLETDLFNQGVRPAINVGVSVSRVGGAAQIKAMKEVAGSLRLDLSQYRELEAFAAFASDLDATSKAQLDRGARLVELLKQPQYQPMPVEEQVVSIFLGTGGHLDSVPVEDVRRFETELLDHIRASEEKLLSTIRDTQKLTEETEKALTDVINHFKKGFAPSGGGSVVPDEHVEALDEEKLGKEAVEVHKPAPKKEKKEKK, encoded by the coding sequence ATGGCCGAGTTGACAATCTCCGCTGATGACATTCAGAGCGCGATCGAAGAGTACGTGGGCTCCTTCACCTCGGACACCGCCCGCGAGGAGGTCGGCACCGTGGTGGATGCCGGCGACGGTATCGCACACGTCGAAGGTTTGCCCTCGGTGATGACGCAGGAGCTGCTCGAGTTCCCGGGCGGCGTCCTCGGCGTGGCCCTCAACCTCGACGAGCACAGCGTCGGCGCGGTGATCCTCGGTGACTTCGAGAACATCGAGGAAGGCCAACAGGTCAAGCGCACCGGCGAAGTTCTTTCGGTCCCGGTCGGCGACGCGTTTCTGGGTCGCGTAGTCAACCCGCTTGGTCAGCCGATCGACGGTCGCGGCGACATCGACGCCGAGACGCGGCGGGCGCTGGAGCTTCAGGCCCCGTCCGTGGTGCAGCGGCAAAGCGTCAAGGAGCCGCTGCAGACCGGTATCAAAGCCATCGACGCGATGACCCCGATCGGCCGGGGCCAGCGGCAGCTGATAATCGGCGACCGTAAGACCGGCAAGACAGCGGTGTGCGTCGACACCATCCTCAACCAGCGGGAGAACTGGGAGAGCGGTGACGAGAAGAAGCAGGTGCGCTGCGTTTATGTGGCCATCGGGCAGAAGGGCACCACGATCGCCTCTGTCCGACGCGCGCTGGAAGAGGGCGGCGCCATGGACTACACCACCATCGTCGCGGCACCGGCGTCGGATTCCGCCGGCTTCAAATGGCTTGCGCCCTATACGGGTTCGGCCATCGCACAGCACTGGATGTATGACGGCAAGCATGTGCTGATCGTCTTCGACGACCTGACCAAGCAGGCCGAGGCGTACCGCGCGATCTCGCTGCTGCTGCGGCGGCCACCCGGGCGCGAGGCCTACCCCGGCGACGTGTTCTACCTGCACTCGCGGCTCCTGGAGCGCTGCGCGAAACTGTCCGACGACCTCGGTGGCGGCTCGCTGACCGGTCTGCCGATCATCGAGACCAAGGCCAACGACATTTCGGCCTACATCCCGACGAACGTCATCTCGATCACCGACGGGCAGTGCTTCCTGGAGACCGACCTGTTCAACCAGGGCGTGCGGCCGGCCATCAACGTCGGCGTCTCGGTGTCCCGTGTCGGCGGCGCCGCACAGATCAAGGCGATGAAAGAAGTGGCCGGTTCGTTGCGGCTGGACCTTTCGCAGTACCGCGAGTTGGAAGCCTTCGCTGCTTTTGCCTCGGACCTGGACGCCACCTCGAAAGCGCAGCTGGATCGTGGCGCCCGACTGGTCGAGCTGCTCAAGCAGCCCCAGTACCAGCCGATGCCGGTGGAGGAGCAGGTTGTCTCGATCTTCCTGGGCACGGGAGGTCATCTGGACTCGGTTCCGGTCGAAGACGTCCGGCGCTTCGAAACCGAACTGCTGGACCACATTCGGGCCTCCGAAGAGAAGCTGTTGAGCACTATCCGCGACACCCAGAAGCTCACCGAGGAAACCGAGAAGGCGCTGACCGACGTCATCAACCACTTCAAGAAGGGCTTCGCGCCCTCAGGTGGCGGATCAGTGGTGCCCGACGAGCATGTCGAGGCTCTCGACGAGGAAAAGCTCGGCAAGGAAGCGGTGGAAGTCCACAAGCCGGCGCCGAAGAAAGAAAAGAAAGAGAAGAAGTAG
- a CDS encoding F0F1 ATP synthase subunit C — MDPTIAAGALIGGGLIMAGGAIGAGIGDGVAGNALISGVARQPEAQGRLFTPFFITVGLVEAAYFINLAFMALFVFATPVK, encoded by the coding sequence ATGGACCCCACTATCGCTGCCGGCGCCCTCATCGGCGGTGGACTGATCATGGCCGGCGGCGCGATCGGCGCCGGTATCGGTGACGGCGTCGCCGGTAACGCGCTTATCTCCGGTGTTGCCCGTCAGCCCGAGGCGCAAGGACGGCTGTTCACCCCGTTCTTCATCACCGTCGGTCTGGTCGAGGCTGCCTACTTCATCAACCTGGCGTTCATGGCGCTGTTCGTCTTCGCCACGCCCGTCAAGTAA